From one Gossypium hirsutum isolate 1008001.06 chromosome D08, Gossypium_hirsutum_v2.1, whole genome shotgun sequence genomic stretch:
- the LOC107900914 gene encoding agamous-like MADS-box protein MADS3 isoform X1 — protein MGRGRVELKRIENKINRQVTFSKRRNGLLKKAYELSVLCDAEVALIIFSNRGKLYEFGSSGYIYSMTKTLERYQQCCFTPQPQHNIPEHETQSWYQEIIKLKAKYEALERTQRHLLGDDLGPLNLKELQNLEKQLEGTLVLARQRKTQIMMEQMEDLRKKERQLGELNKQLKIKLDGEGQNQKTSQGLWSCCTTAENSHFPLLPSHPNPMECDHEPVLQIGYHHHYVEAEGSSVPRSMAGETNFIHGWVI, from the exons atggGGAGAGGAAGAGTGGAGCTGAAGAGGATAGAAAACAAGATCAACAGACAGGTGACCTTCTCCAAGAGAAGAAATGGGTTGCTGAAGAAAGCGTATGAGCTTTCAGTGCTTTGTGATGCTGAGGTTGCCCTTATCATCTTCTCTAATCGTGGCAAGCTCTACGAGTTTGGCAGCTCAGGGTACATATAtag tATGACCAAGACCCTTGAGCGATACCAACAATGCTGCTTTACTCCTCAACCTCAACACAACATCCCTGAACATGAAACACAG AGTTGGTACCAAGAGATAATCAAGTTGAAGGCAAAATATGAAGCACTTGAACGCACTCAAAG GCATTTGCTTGGAGATGATCTTGGACCATTGAATCTGAAAGAGCTGCAAAACCTTGAGAAGCAGCTTGAAGGAACTCTTGTACTGGCTAGACAAAGGAAG ACTCAGATTATGATGGAACAAATGGAAGATCTCCGGAAAAAG GAGCGTCAGCTTGGAGAGCTTAACAAACAGTTGAAAATCAAG CTTGATGGGGAAGGACAAAACCAGAAAACAAGCCAAGGCTTATGGAGTTGTTGCACAACAGCTGAAAATAGCCACTTTCCGCTGCTTCCTTCTCACCCCAACCCTATGGAATGTGACCATGAACCTGTTTTACAGATAGG GTACCACCACCATTATGTTGAAGCTGAAGGATCCTCAGTCCCCAGAAGCATGGCTGGTGAGACCAATTTCATCCATGGTTGGGTCATTTGA
- the LOC107900914 gene encoding agamous-like MADS-box protein MADS3 isoform X2, whose amino-acid sequence MGRGRVELKRIENKINRQVTFSKRRNGLLKKAYELSVLCDAEVALIIFSNRGKLYEFGSSGMTKTLERYQQCCFTPQPQHNIPEHETQSWYQEIIKLKAKYEALERTQRHLLGDDLGPLNLKELQNLEKQLEGTLVLARQRKTQIMMEQMEDLRKKERQLGELNKQLKIKLDGEGQNQKTSQGLWSCCTTAENSHFPLLPSHPNPMECDHEPVLQIGYHHHYVEAEGSSVPRSMAGETNFIHGWVI is encoded by the exons atggGGAGAGGAAGAGTGGAGCTGAAGAGGATAGAAAACAAGATCAACAGACAGGTGACCTTCTCCAAGAGAAGAAATGGGTTGCTGAAGAAAGCGTATGAGCTTTCAGTGCTTTGTGATGCTGAGGTTGCCCTTATCATCTTCTCTAATCGTGGCAAGCTCTACGAGTTTGGCAGCTCAGG tATGACCAAGACCCTTGAGCGATACCAACAATGCTGCTTTACTCCTCAACCTCAACACAACATCCCTGAACATGAAACACAG AGTTGGTACCAAGAGATAATCAAGTTGAAGGCAAAATATGAAGCACTTGAACGCACTCAAAG GCATTTGCTTGGAGATGATCTTGGACCATTGAATCTGAAAGAGCTGCAAAACCTTGAGAAGCAGCTTGAAGGAACTCTTGTACTGGCTAGACAAAGGAAG ACTCAGATTATGATGGAACAAATGGAAGATCTCCGGAAAAAG GAGCGTCAGCTTGGAGAGCTTAACAAACAGTTGAAAATCAAG CTTGATGGGGAAGGACAAAACCAGAAAACAAGCCAAGGCTTATGGAGTTGTTGCACAACAGCTGAAAATAGCCACTTTCCGCTGCTTCCTTCTCACCCCAACCCTATGGAATGTGACCATGAACCTGTTTTACAGATAGG GTACCACCACCATTATGTTGAAGCTGAAGGATCCTCAGTCCCCAGAAGCATGGCTGGTGAGACCAATTTCATCCATGGTTGGGTCATTTGA
- the LOC107900914 gene encoding agamous-like MADS-box protein MADS3 isoform X3, whose product MDFDGCFRTPSVNWCFVFSTTVQNLGFPLSHLHGKRRGMTKTLERYQQCCFTPQPQHNIPEHETQSWYQEIIKLKAKYEALERTQRHLLGDDLGPLNLKELQNLEKQLEGTLVLARQRKTQIMMEQMEDLRKKERQLGELNKQLKIKLDGEGQNQKTSQGLWSCCTTAENSHFPLLPSHPNPMECDHEPVLQIGYHHHYVEAEGSSVPRSMAGETNFIHGWVI is encoded by the exons ATGGATTTCGATGGCTGTTTCAGAACCCCGTCAGTAAACTGGTGTTTTGTCTTCTCAACCACAGTGCAAAATCTAGGGTTTCCCCTTTCTCATCTCCATGGAAAAAGAAGAGG tATGACCAAGACCCTTGAGCGATACCAACAATGCTGCTTTACTCCTCAACCTCAACACAACATCCCTGAACATGAAACACAG AGTTGGTACCAAGAGATAATCAAGTTGAAGGCAAAATATGAAGCACTTGAACGCACTCAAAG GCATTTGCTTGGAGATGATCTTGGACCATTGAATCTGAAAGAGCTGCAAAACCTTGAGAAGCAGCTTGAAGGAACTCTTGTACTGGCTAGACAAAGGAAG ACTCAGATTATGATGGAACAAATGGAAGATCTCCGGAAAAAG GAGCGTCAGCTTGGAGAGCTTAACAAACAGTTGAAAATCAAG CTTGATGGGGAAGGACAAAACCAGAAAACAAGCCAAGGCTTATGGAGTTGTTGCACAACAGCTGAAAATAGCCACTTTCCGCTGCTTCCTTCTCACCCCAACCCTATGGAATGTGACCATGAACCTGTTTTACAGATAGG GTACCACCACCATTATGTTGAAGCTGAAGGATCCTCAGTCCCCAGAAGCATGGCTGGTGAGACCAATTTCATCCATGGTTGGGTCATTTGA